A region of the Lasioglossum baleicum unplaced genomic scaffold, iyLasBale1 scaffold0028, whole genome shotgun sequence genome:
TCCGAAACAGGCACTCGGTTTGCAAGGATTGTCTTATCATGCACGTAATCGGCGAAAGATTCTTCCACGGCCCATTTCCTCGTTTCAAGCTCGCGTCTCAAACATAAAGGATCTAGTCGTTGCCCGTACAGCCTCTTCAACTCTTTCAAAAGCTCATCGGTGCCTAATTCCACACAGTCCATTCTAGAATGATACCACTTCAATGCGCGACCCGTCAATCTGCTACACACTAGAGCTTTCGCTTGGTGGTTGTCCAACTCGTACGTCGACAGGAGTCCTCTCACCTGTTTCTCCCACCGGTCAAAGTCCTTACTATTCCCACCAAATTCACCCACTATTTCTTTCAACTCTTGCCACTTCTTCACTCTCGTCCGTCCAGATGCGCTTGCTTCTGATCTTGGCGTCTCCCGTAACAACGCCAATTCTCTTCTAAACAGTTCGTTCTCTCGTACAACAACGTCTCGTTCTCTCCTTAGAACGTCTAATTCGCGTAAAGTTATCTCGTCCACCAGCCCTCTCGTATCGGGTCGATGGCGAGTCTCGTCGCTCGTCCCCGCAACCGGTTCTTCCTTACACCCATCATCTGTCATAGCTAATTCTTCCACTGTGACACCAGCACCCAATAAACGTTTTATCAGTTCGGCCTTCGTACCAGTCGATTGCAAATTCTTGGCTTTCAGCTTCTCTTTCAGTTCCGGTACCGTAAGAGAACAACTCATTTTAAAGCGACACGGTATGAAATTTCACACAAATGTCCGTCACGTAACTTCACGTAAAACcgacttgaaattgaaattgcaaaacgACTGTCTCAATCCCACTTCTGAAAATTATAAagaggctcgacacggaattcaggctcgatacggaattcataaagattcgacacgacgtgttatttcgttgatcgctcgcaggggactgtctctttttatttttaaacaaaatcacaacgtaaacattaacaaaacattaacgcaatcaataaaaacatatataacagttgcaatcaataaaaacatatataacacttgcaatcaataaaaacatatataacatgcacacttacataATTCTTacatagcaaacattttgataagtagaaaactattgaatttccctgaaaacgtataatcttcttaaaacgtacacttaataatgataataatatactgcaactaacgaatcgggaagttctttgtgtggctcgtggagagtcacacaccaaataaaaaaaaaaaacacttaatagctataggtactactaaccatgcgtaccactaaccctttcgcaagaccaGTCctctccgcgagctcgcgaagcgagcgagcaaaaacaaccctactcgcgagcgagcgaagcgagcaagcaacaataaccctctagttgtaatttaaattgcaatcttgatgTGCGGGGACTCTATATCGTCCTGTTAGGTGGCAATGATCGCGCACCCGTATATCGTTTCCCTCAAATGGCTTTTCACAAATGTGGCAATGCGCTGCGTTGATAAATGCCTCGCACTGCTCATTTGTTAGCTGCTTCATGGGTACATTATTAGATAAAGCACATTTAACAACATATGCTAAATTTTCCAATTCTCCAACGAACCATGAGACGCACTTCTCATCGCGACGACATCGATATATCGATAGAGATGCATCATATGAACAATGCACATAGTATGCGATGCTAAATACGTTATGTGATTGAAGTTTCCCCTCCCCGCAATCTTCCATCTTCTCTAGAGTACATTCTAGGTCTGCGTACACTACAAATGGAAGCGGTTCTTTCCACATATAGTTACCGAATGAGAGCCATTTGTCGTCCTCGGTAGGTAATACAATGGCGCAGCGATTCAGTTCTGCACAGTCTCGTTCATGGGCCAGCAATCTTTCGTTGGAAGGAAAGTAATGCAAACacctgaaaaaaaagaaaaaaaatttattttcatgtgttATAATATACCATGATACTTTTGTAAATGTGTACATACCGATCCCAGATGAATTTCATATGAGCGTTTTTGCTCAACTGTGCACTAACGAGTCGTGATAGGTTCTTAATCCACACATAATGCCCCACAATACTATCGGTCTGGTCTTGTATGTACAGCAAGTTGACGTGTCGATTCCTCTTCTGATTGGTGATACGAAgtggaaaaaatgattttacccTTTTTTTCTTCTCGAAGATGTCTTCAAAACCATACACattgattgaaatatcattcaacttttgaaaaaatgattttacccTTTTTTTCTTCTCGAAGATGTCTTTAAAACCATACACattgattgaaatatcattcaaCTTTTCGAACCGGGTAATTTGATTCAACAGCATGGGAAACTCGATGTCTTCAAAGTTTAAAACATTTGTGTATTCCGGGTACGAACTTTGACGGTTACTGTGAGCAGTCGCTGGATACAGAGCTGCCATCACCGACCATGCAAAGCATGCATTGTCTTTGGAGTGAACATTAATTGTAGCTTTCTTCAACGCTATTTCTCTCGGTATGTTGATCTGACACCCTGCATGCAGCGGGTTAAATTTGTTGATACCAACTGTAAGATTGAGTATTCGCGACAATGCCCATCCGCTATCACGTTCCTGAAATTCTTCCAACGATGTTAGGATCGGCCCTACGATGCACAGCTCGTACATCTCTTCGAGGTCGGTTGCGTAAACGATTTCACAGTTCTTTGTGCCAACACTTTTGCGTGAGCGTTGATCACCTGTCACAAATTCACCATTAAACACAGCGTTCACTTTTAAAGACTTATGTTTTCCCAAAGCGTTCCGTACTTTTTCAAGCACAATTTACCTCGCGTCCTGGAGGAAGCTGAGAGTCATATGAGCATATGAGTCCTGTGCTTGTATGTCCAgcaccttcatgtatgaaacgtcttcgtaaagaatattttaaactCTCAAGGGCGGTGATACTGGCGATCAATGATTGTTGAATACCGATCGATAATCGAGGACGTTTTGCTCGATTATGTTCTTTAAGCAACTCGAGGCATTCGTTGCATCTTTCCTCCCAGACAAGGTATTCTTCATGCAATCTTAAGCGGTCAGATTGGTCCCACAAATCGTTTTCAATTTTCCGAATTTCTTCCATGGTTATATTTTTTGCCTCACAATCAGTGACTGAACAAAACTAATTTAGTGGAGTGCATATATAGCCTCCCAAAACAGCAGACTCAGCAAAAAAAAAAGCCAATCGgtgttgaaaaaaaaacatagacCAGAAACGACTGCTAATTTTTCGGTGTCTCATTCGCTCGCGATACATCAATATCTTGAAACACTTACACAGCATTGCATTTTTGCACGCTTgatataatgaaaaaaaaaagtcgCACGCTCGGTATAATATTTCGCAGTGGCTTCCTGTCGCCACAGTTTTGCGAAATTCCTAAGCAGTATCAAGGTCAACCATGCATGCGCCGCGATTCCTGTTCATTCCTAAGGagtatcatatttcataaaaaaatggtCGATCAAGACCGGCCTATAATATTTCGCAGTGACTTCCTGTCGCCACAGTTTTGCGAAATTCCTAACCAGTATCAAGGTCAGCCATGCATGCGCCGCGATTCCTGTTCGTTCCTAAGGagtatcatatttcataaaaatggtcGATCAAAGACTGGCCTATAATATTTCGCAGTGACTTCCTGTCGCCACAGTTTTGCGAAATTCCTAAGCAGTATCAAGGTCAACCATGCATGCGCCGCGATTCCTGTTCGTtcctaaggggtatcatatttcataaaaatggtcGATCAAAGACTGGCCAAATAAagtcataaatgaaaaaaaaaaatgctgcaGTTACTGGAAAAAAAATGTCAAGGTTGATCAAGTAACACGTTCGACATAATATTTCGCAGTATCTTCCTGTCGCACCAATAGCGTCTTGGACGAAAATATGCTGTCGCTGCAGTATTTGCATGCCCAGATTTATTCTTTGACATATATACCAAATGTTCGCTATGTTTATGAGATCGTCGGTTGGTCAAGCGGCTAATGAGTTGGTCTATCAAGCGGTAGAccggggttcgaatcctgttcgaGTAAGACagtttttttcttaaaaaaaaaaatcgcaaccGCTTGTGACGTCATGGAAGTGGTGGGGGTTCCAGCGAAGGTGGTGGTATGCCTCGCAACAGCTCGTGACGTCACGGAagtggagggggggggggtccaGTGAAGATGGCGGCGGTAGGCTACGAAACGCCATTGTCGGTATGGTCGACAAAGTGCCAACACGTCtctggtgacgtcacttcccgcgagCTGATGTCACTTCCTCATGACCTCTCAAAAAAAAATGGGGGGGGGTAAAAAAAACGGACAATTGCCCGGGGGGGGGGCAATTACAGGGGGCTAGGCAATTACAGGGACTCGCATGCGGAGTGGTCGCCTGGTCGCGTGTTTCTCCCCAACGCTACACGACCCGCTCCTATTCGCGTTTATGTAAGCATATGGTGGTGCCGCAAGGGGATCCTTTTGGCTTACATTTCGGAGACCGCCACAGAGTTGAATAGTCGGAAGCATATCGAGCTTTTTAAAATTGCCCTACGGAATTTCTATTCTAAGAATCCTAGTATCGAAAAACCATTATTGCTACAGGATTCATGTCCTACACATGTTTCAGCATATTCGCGTAACCAATACGCTGCGCACGGGGTTGAACTATTGCAACACCCTCCCCGATCGCCAGATCTTTCGCCTACAGATTATTGGGTATTTCCCAAGTATGATCTGTATGCCGCCAAGCATAGGCGAGGTCGTCGCGATGTTGGCgaacattttttgaaattccTTTATTCCAGGAAGCCTTCCTTTTTTAAAAAAGGGATTGACCTCCTGCCTAGGCGCTGGGAGGCGTGTGTCTCATTGGAGGGATGTGCCGTACCTGTAATGCTCGATTAAACTtatttctaattctaattctcTTTCTATCACTTCGTATTACTACTTAGGTAAGTATATGTCCTACTTCTTAACTCTGGTCTTAATTCTTCTTTATCTTCTAGCTTCTGTCCACTTTACTTTCTGTTACAGGTTTATTTCACTTACTATCATCACCTTGTTCATCTACTTATTACCTGACAAAAGTTCAGACAACTTCTTTTGGCCTTTACTCTTGGTTTACAACGTAAGTATATTTCTTTACTTCATTTCCTGATTTAGTTGTATCACTACTACTGAATGAATTATTACTCTTCTTCTGTTCCAGGTTTCTTTCTGTTAGCTTATACCTATCTGGCCATCATCTTTTTAGTTAAGCttatttgaattatttcttAGTCTTACTGCTATAAAGCTTGAAAACTTGTTCTGTTCTAACCCAAAtgtttattgttattttttgcTTATTGTACATTACTTTGTAATAAACTACTTTAATTCTACACttggttttcatttttaaaccTACGTTAACCCTCTTCCTGACTTTACCTCTTCTCTATTTTTGGAACCTAACATCGTTGTTGTGTGCTAGACCTCCCCACTTCCTTTGAAGACATTATCGTTTATCATTATTACCTATCtacctatttattttttttttttttaatctaatTGGTATCATTTTCGCGATCCGCATCTTGTCATTCTATCGGTATCCTACgcacgagagagagagtactTATGAACTACTTGACACACAACATATTACACTCGCCATTTTACATCCGACCATCTAGTGGTCCGCAAGGCTACCGCTTCCTGGATCCTGTCCTTCATCAGCCTATCTTAGATTCCGGTGAAAGCAAGGGGGGGAGCTCCTCTTCTGTTCTTCTGCACATTGGAGGGACAGCGTTCCGCACCAGTCATCCTGGACCCGCAACTGAAGCTTACACACAGGGAGACACACTGCCCACGCTCTTCCCTCcgtacaattgatttcgatgttACTCCTCGACCCCTAGGCTCTCTCCTTCATCTCCGATGGCTGTAAGTGAAGGACAGGTGATTATCTACTCTTATGATTATTCCATTATAACTGCTTAATTACTTAACTTAATTTAGATTTGTGACCCATAATTACGGTCTGTGCGcttttctttccttctttcctcctcttcttttttttgaAGAACCTCCTTGAAAAAGTATTTAGCTGCTCTCCAGTGGGACTTTGAATTCAGCATTTTCGCTATTATCAGTTTCATGGATAGGTCTTCCGGTTGTACGTCCAGCTTCACTGCCAGCCTCGCTCTCTCTTCCTCCCAATGATTACACTGGATGAAAGTGTGATCCGGGTCATCTTCTACTCCCTGATGATACCAGCACTCGGGTGAGGCAGCTTTCCCAATTCTATGCCTGAAAACATTAAACACACCGTGCCCGGTTAGGGCTTGCGTTAAATAGAAATCCAGCTGGCCGTGTTTCCTTGAGTTCCATTCCTCTATATTAGGTATCAGTTGATGTGTTCTCCTGCCCACTGTCGAAACATCCCATTTAGCTTGCCATTTGTCATGGGTTCTCTCTTTTACTATTCGTCTCAGCATCTTCTTTACGGTCTTTCTTCTACCTTCCTCTCCTTGACTCGTAGCCGCTTCTTcttcaaaatcaaaatcatagcTTCCTAGTTCTTCACGGATTCTGTTTTCCTCCTCTTCTATAACCTCTCTTTGTCTTTCTCTGTTTGCTCTATTAGCCATACTGTTGTCAACATATCTTCCAGAGCCCATCTCGTGCTGGAAGCCAAGAATTAAATTTTCCCATTGGAAGAGGGTTTTTCTCTCCTCCGCTTTCAGATCCCATGGTGGGATACCTG
Encoded here:
- the LOC143219410 gene encoding uncharacterized protein LOC143219410, with product MKVLDIQAQDSYAHMTLSFLQDASVGTKNCEIVYATDLEEMYELCIVGPILTSLEEFQERDSGWALSRILNLTVGINKFNPLHAGCQINIPREIALKKATINVHSKDNACFAWSVMAALYPATAHSNRQSSYPEYTNVLNFEDIEFPMLLNQITRFEKLNDISINVYDIFEKKKRVKSFFPLRITNQKRNRHVNLLYIQDQTDSIVGHYVWIKNLSRLVSAQLSKNAHMKFIWDRCLHYFPSNERLLAHERDCAELNRCAIVLPTEDDKWLSFGNYMWKEPLPFVVYADLECTLEKMEDCGEGKLQSHNVFSIAYYVHCSYDASLSIYRCRRDEKCVSWFVGELENLAYVVKCALSNNVPMKQLTNEQCEAFINAAHCHICEKPFEGNDIRKWD